ACCTCGGTTTATCAAAACGGTTTATGGAGCTGGCTACTGCCTCGAGCTGCCTACCGGATCCCAACTCGATGGACTCCAGGATGTTCTTGCTCAAGCGCGCCAGGATCGAGAGCAAAAAGCTGAAGCAACAAATCGGGCCACGGCCTGATTCAACGATCAAAGCCCCATCAAATCGAGAAATGTGACTTCCCAGGCCAACCTGGGTTGCACAAATGAAAGCAATTGAACGCGTAGCTTCTCGAGTTTTCGTAGAACCTGCTCATTTTGTTGTTCCCTCCAAAGGTGCTGCTGCAGCCAATTGATCAGCCAAAGCTGTTGCTCGCCGTCGAGAGCCTCAGTGAGATCACGCGCGAGCCCCAGGGCCTCAATCGGCTGGGTTGGCAAGGCGTGCAAACGTCCTATCAGATCCGGTGAAACACGTGACCACTGCCTGACATGGTCCAATAACGCCCCTGGAGAGCCACCAGCCATTGCAACCAATTCAGGCTGGGCCAGTCCTTGCTTTACAGCCTCTTGATCGACCTCAGCGGGCAAACGTTGGAGAACTAGCTGCATATCTTCCGCACTGAGCTGGATCAATCGAATCAGCTGACAGCGTGAACGAATCGTGGGAAGCAAGCGCTCGGGAGCCGCCGACAACAAGATCAACACTCCATGGCCCGGTTCCTCAAGCGTTTTGAGCAGAGCATTGGCGGCAGCCTCCGCCATCGCTTCCGGCTCCTCGAGCACAACAAGACCACGCGACGACTCCAGCGGTTGACGTGACAGAAAACGGCTGATGTCTCGAATCTGATCCAACCTCACAAGGGGAGGGGTTCGTCGACTCACGCCTACCTCTTCAGCTTCAGAGCGAGAGATCAAACGCCCCTGGTGGCTGTAGCTGGGTTCCACCCAGAGGAGATCAGGGTGGTTGCGTTCTGCCAAGCGACGCCGGTGCCGTTGATTGCAATGGCCTTCACTGATCACGCCCTCGAGGAAGCGCAGCACAGCAAGGCGACGGCCAACACCTTCTGGACCAGCGAAGATATAAGCAGGAGCGAGACGCTCCTGTTTCAGGGCTGACTTTAAAAGGGTCACAGCAAGAGGCTGGCCCACCAGATCAGCAAACAGATCTTGCTCTTCAAGCACTACGTTGCTCATCGCTGCCAAGCCGCAGCTCGGGTCAGCAAGGCGGTTTGAATCGCCTCCGCAACCTCCAAAAGCGGACGGTCGGCCACAACCGACACCCAGCCACGCGCCTGAGCCATGGCAGTAAAGCCCTTGGAAACACGCTCTAAGAAAGCAAGTCCTTCCGCTTCGATTCGGTCTTCCTCACGACTTCCGCGTCGCTGAACACTCAAGGCCAAAGGGATATCCAGCCAAACCGTCATGTCGGGGCTGAGACCTCGTGTGGCAATTCGCTCGAGATCAGTGATGAGCTCCCGATCGAGACCTCGTCCGTATCCCTGGTAAGCCATCGTCGATCCCGTGAAGCGATCACTGAGTACCCAATCACCCCGCTCTAAGGCGGGCTGAATGACTCGGTCAACGTGTTGGGCGCGATCCGCTGCATACATCAGCAATTCTGCGGTAGGCCCAGGGTCAGCATCTCGAGGGGGATGGAGCAAAAGCTGACGAAGGCTTGCCCCCAGGGCCGTTCCCCCTGGTTCTCGGGTCACAACCAGCTGAGATTCATCGGGCATCAGTCCGCTCTTGGGAAGCCAACTGGACAGCTGCTGAAGCTGAGTCGTTTTGCCGCAACCATCGATGCCCTCCAGCACCAGCAGTCGCCCCTTCCGCCTGACCATGGTTAGCGAAGCCGCAAGCTGAGGGCATTCAGGACCACAGACACCGAGCTAAATGCCATGAGTAAAGCTGCAAGAGGTGGGGATAACAAGAGGCCAAAGCCAGGCAACAACACACCAGCCGCAATCGGCAAAGCGATGAGGTTGTATCCAAAAGCCCAAATCAAGTTCTGACGGATCTTGGCCATCGTTCGCCTGGCCAAGCAAAGCGCCTCAGGCACCGCCTCAAGCCTGTCCCCGAGCAGCACAAGGTCAGCCGTGTCCTGTGCGATCTGGGTTCCCGTGCCCACTGCGATGCCAAGGTCGGCTGCCGCCAAGGCGGGGGCATCGTTGATGCCGTCACCCACCATCGCCACAGATCCCTGCTCGCGCAAAAGCTCAAGCCGTTCAAGTTTCTGATGCGGCAAGAGCTGCCAAGCCAGATCAGCGTCGGCGAAACCAAGCTCTCGTCCCACCCTTTCAACGGTCTGACGACGATCCCCACTCAACATGGCGACGGACTGACCCTGGTCTCGCAAGCGCTGGATGGCGAGCGATGCGTCCGGGCGAAGTCGATCGTCGACGGTGACGAGACCCAGTGGATTCTCAGCCAAAGCAACAGCCACTAACGACTGCCCACGCTGAACAACCGAATCGAGTGTTTCTTGCTGTTGCTCTGTCCAGGAGACCCCTTGATCACGCAGCCATTCCAGGGAGCCAACGCGCACCAGACCATCCACTCCTTGCAAACGACCTTCCATCCCCGCACCAGGCGTGGTGCGGCTGGACTCAACTCCTAGGAGAGGCAACTGAAGCCGTTGCGCCTCTTGCAACAGCGCATGAGCCAGTGGATGACGGCTTGTCTGCTCAAGACTGGCCGCCAATTGCAGCGTTTGAGGGGGATCCTCGCTGGCCAACACGGAATCCACCAGGGGCCGCCCAAGCGTGAGCGTGCCTGTTTTATCGAACACCATGCGCTGCACAGAAGCTGCCAACTCGATCACATCCCCACCTCGAAACAACCAGCCCTGCTTCGCTGCCAAGCCTGAAGAGACGGTGATCACAGTGGGAGTGGCCAACCCGAGAGCGCAAGGGCAAGCAACCACCAGCACGGCAATGGAGAGTTGGAGCGCGAGACCAAGTGGCGTCTCAGCTCCCGCTCCAAGAGACCCATGAAGGCCATGGGCATGGCCGTGATCCATCAACGCGACAGGAACATCAAGAACTTGAGGCCAGAGACGACACCCGACCTGCCACCAAAACAAAAACGTGAGAACGGCAAAACTCACCACCGCGTAACAAAACTGACCGGCCACTCGATCGGCAAGGCCCTGAATCGGCGCCTTTCTTGCCTGGGCTTGCTCCACCAAATCAATGATGCGCGCCAGAGCGGTTTCACGACCAATCCGCTGCACCTCCATCATCAAGGTGGCCTCCAGGTTGAGGCTGCCGGAACTGAGCTCAGCGCCTGGAGAGGCATCCAGAGGTAAAGGTTCCCCAGTCAGGCTGGAGAGATCCACGGCCGAATGCCCCTCACGCACGATTCCATCCACTGGAACACGATCGCCGGCCAAAAGCTGGATCTTTTCCCCTGGTCGCAGCGCCGAAACAGACACCTCCCGAATCGCGCCATCGTCCATCAACAATCGAGCAACATCGGGCTGGAGAGCCGCTAGGTCCTGTAGAGCACGGCCCGTGCGATGGCGAGCCCTCTCTTCTAGGAAACGACCCAGCAACACAAAGCCCAAGAGCATGACTGGCTCGTTAAAGAAGCAGGGCCAACCCACCTGAGGCCAAACCAAAGCCACCAAGCTGGCCAAATAGGCACTTCCAACACCAAGGCTGACCAGGGTGTCCATCGTTGGCACACCCATTCGAGCTGAGCGCCATCCGGCAATCAGAATGGGCCTTCCCGGCCCTGCCAAAGCAACGGTGGCCAAGCCAGCGTGAAAAGGAAGCGAACCAAGGGTTGGAACGTGGACGGTTCCGGCTTCAGCCAGATGACCCACCACCGACAACACGAGCAAAACAAGAGCAACGATCAACTGACGCCACTGCTTCCACCAACCCCAACTGCGATCAGCCTCAACCGCTGCACCAAAGGTATTGATCTCGCGAGGATGGGCACTGAAACCCCTGGCCGTTAAGGCCTCAACCACTCCATCAAGATCAGCAACAGCACCGTTTTCAAAGCGAAGCCAAGCGCTGCGAGTGACAAGATTCACGCTGGCTTCGCAGACCCCAGGTTGATCAAGAAGCGTGCGCTCAACCGAACGAACGCAACCGCCACACTTCATTCCCTCCACGTCTAAGAGCATCGTGGGAGGTGACTTTGTGGCGTTAGCGGAATTTGTCACAACTGCAGAACGCATTCTTGAACGCTAGGCAGGGCTGCTGATTCCAGTCAGGATGGAGTCACACCTTTTTTGGGTTTCCTGTGCCGCGCAGTAATCGAAACGACAATTTTATCGACAAAAGCTTCACGGTCATGGCAGATCTGATCGTGAAGCTGCTGCCGATTAATGCCCGTTCCAAAGAAGCTTATGTGTATTACCGCGACGGGCTCTCCGCCCAGAACGACGGTGATTACGCCGAAGCCTTGGAAAACTACGAGGAAAGCCTGAAGCTTGAGGAGAACCCGATCGACAGGGGGGAGACCCTCAAAAATATCGCCATCATCTATATGAGCAATGGTGAGGAAGAGCGAGCGCTGGAGACCTACCAAAAGGCATTGGAGGAGAACCCCAAGCAACCGTCATGCCTGAAAAACATGGGCCTGATTTTTGAAAAACGCGGTCGCACTGCTGAAGAAGAGGGACGTCGTGATGATGCCGATGGCTGGTTTGATCAAGCAGCAAACGTTTGGACCCAAGCCGTGAGGCTGAATCCAGGTGGTTACCTCGAAATTGAAAACTGGCTGAAATCAACCGGCCGCAGCAATGTGGACGTGTACTTCTGAGGGTCATGCGTCGTGATCAGCAGGATTCACACCAAGGGCTAGAACAAGCGCTTCCGTGATCGAGCCAGCTTCGTGCAGCTCCAAGTTCAAGCTGGCCTCCCCAGTTCCGAGTCCACACCCTTTAGGAACAACTGCTCGTCTGAATCCAAGGCGGACGGCCTCTTGCAAGCGCAACTCCAACTGCCCAACAGGCCTGAGCTGCCCACCAAGGCCCAGTTCACCGAGCAAGACGGTTCCTGCCGGCAAGATGAGATCGCGATAACTCGCCACAACAGCAGCAGCCACCCCCAAATCAGCCCCAGGCTCCTCTACATCGAGGCCACCAGCTACAGCGAGGTAGCAGTCGAAACGTGACAGCGGCAAGCCCATGTGCTTTTCGAGCACCGCCAGGATCTGATGCAAACGATTGACCGCAATCCCTGTAGCCGTGCGTCTTGGACTCGCATAGCTCGTGGTGCTGACCAAGGCCTGGAGATCGACCACAAGAGGCCTGGTGCCCTCACAGGCAACAATCGTCGCGACTCCACTGGCCTCATCACCACTCAGAAACAACTCGCTCGGGTTGTTGACCTCAACAAGACCTTGACCCTGCATTTCGAACACGCCGAGTTCATGGGTGGCACCAAAGCGATTTTTAACGGCACGTAGAAGTCGATGACTCGCAAAACGATCCCCCTCAAAGGTGAGCACGGCGTCCACCAAATGCTCGAGAACCTTGGGTCCTGCCAACAGCCCCTCCTTGGTCACGTGGCCGACAAGCAGCAAAGCCGTGTTCTGACGCTTGGCTAATCGCTGCAGAGACGCGGCACATTCCCGCACTTGAGCAACAGATCCCGGAGCGCTCGACAGGTTGGCGTCATGCAGGGCCTGAATGCTGTCGATGATGGCGACATCGGGCTGCAGAGCCTCGAGCTCTTCCAACACCAACTCGAGATCTGTTTCGGCAAGCAGTTGAAGCCCCTCGCTCTCTCCACCCAAGCGCAACCAGCGCAACTTCACTTGCTGAGCTGATTCCTCAGCGCTGACATAGAGAACGGACAGACGGTTCGCCATGACCGAAGCGCTTTGAAGCAGCAGCGTGCTTTTACCGATCCCTGGGTCACCCCCGACAAGCACCAGCGAACCGGGTACAACTCCACCGCCCAATACTCGATCTAATTCTGGGTAGCCGCTCTCAAGACGTTGAATCGGCCGATCACCCAGATCGGCCATAGCGGTCGAACGTCGCGCCACTGGAGCCTTTGCTGCCTCGGCAGGAGCACGTCTGCGCCGCCCGTCGTGTTTCGGAGCGGTTTGCTCGACCAGAGAATTCCAGCTACCGCAACTGCTGCAGCGGCCAAAAAACTGCCGAGTCTGCGCACCACAGCTCTGACAAACAAAGATTGAAGCGGGTCGGGACACGTCGAACTATGAAGAAAGTTGGCTTTCGGTGAATGAACGGGGCCTCCGTCCATTTATCTGTAGCCAATACCAGTACGAAATAAGTTCGGATATGACGGCCACAGCCGCCAGCAAGGAAACCATTCTCGTTGTCGACGACGAGGCGAGTATTCGACGCATTCTGGAAACCCGCCTGTCGATGATTGGTTACAACGTTGTAACCGCTTGCGATGGCACGGAAGCTCTCGAAAGCTTTGAACAGTGCAATCCAGATCTGGTGGTCTTGGACGTGATGATGCCAAAGCTTGACGGCTATGGGGTCTGCCAAGAATTACGCAAGGAGTCGGATGTTCCGATCGTGATGCTCACCGCCTTGGGTGACGTTGCAGACAGGATTACCGGGCTTGAGCTGGGTGCTGACGACTATGTCGTTAAACCGTTTAGTCCCAAAGAGCTTGAAGCAAGAATCCGCTGCGTTCTGCGCCGGGTAGAGAAAGAACAGATCGCTGGAATCCCCAATTCTGGAGTGATTCAAGTCGCAGATTTACGGATCGACACTAATAAGCGTCAAGTGTTCCGTGCAGATGAACGGATCCGCCTCACCGGAATGGAGTTCAGCCTCCTAGAACTGCTCGTAGGTCGCTCTGGCGAACCATTCAGCCGCGGTGAAATTTTGAAGGATGTGTGGGGATATACACCTGAGCGTCACGTGGACACCCGGGTCGTGGATGTTCATATCTCACGGCTTCGCTCCAAACTCGAAGACGATCCGGCCAATCCCGAGCTGATCCTGACGGCTCGGGGAACCGGTTACTTGTTCCAGCGCATCATCGATTCCGTTGCACCCGAAGGATCCTGAATTCAGCCCGGCCGAAGAAGCCCGGAGCAGACCACGCCGATCAAAGGCGGTGAGAAGACTTGTGATTTGGTATCGGCGCAATAGCGCCGTGACCAGTCTCGTCGACACCGCCACCACCTCTGCCAGCGCTGCGGGCAACGTTGCTGAATCGGTCGGATCGATGGCAGGAAGCGTTGTCACTAACGCCGGAAGCATGGCGGGGCAAATGCTCCAACCGGTGATGGACCCGCTGCGCCGCTTGCAAACCACAGAGGTCGGTGATGACGGACTCATCAAGGACAGTGATCGCCTTTGGGTAGCGGTCGATGGAATGGGTGGAGATCATTCCCCTGGGGAGATCCTGGAGGGTTCTCTGCAAGCGATCGATCGGCTGCCCTTGCGAATCCGCTTTGTCGGCGAAACCAACCGGGTCATGGAGGCTGCTGAGGCCTCTGGACTCACAGAACCGCTCAACCACGCGATCAACGCAGGCCACCTAGAGCTGATCCCCAGCGGACCTTCCGTGGAAATGCATGAGGAAGCCACTGTTGTGCGCCGGAAGCGTGATGCCAGCGTCAATGTCGCCATGGATCTAGTGAAGCGCGGAGACGCCTTGGCGATTTACTCCGCGGGAAATTCTGGCGCTGTGATGGCTTCTGCCATCTTTCGCCTTGGTCGCCTTGCCGGGATCGATCGACCCGCCATTGGAGCGCTGTTCCCCACCAAGGACCCAGGCCAGCCTGTGCTGGTCCTTGATGTGGGAGCAAACATGGACTGCAAGCCTGCCTACATGCATCAATTTGCTTTGCTCGGAAACATCTATTCCCGAGATGTTCTCCAAGTCGATCGCCCGCGCATTGGCTTGCTCAACATTGGCGAAGAGGAATGCAAAGGAAATGAACTCGCTCTACGCACCCATGAATTACTTCGAGACGAAACCCGTCTTCATTTCGCAGGAAATTGCGAGGGAAGAGATGTTCTGTCCGGTGAATTTGATGTGGTGGTTTGCGATGGCTTCACTGGAAATGTGCTGCTGAAATTCCTTGAATCGGTCGGCAGTGTTCTGCTCGGCGTTCTCAGAGCTGAATTACCGAGGGGACGGCGCGGCAAAGTTGGCTCAGCTTTCCTGCGCAGCAATCTCAAACGGATCAAGAAACGGCTCGATCACGCCGAACACGGCGGTGCACTTCTCCTTGGTGTGAATGGGATTTGTGTCATCGGCCATGGAAGCAGCAAAGCCCTATCCGTCGTGAGCGCTCTGCGCTTGGCTCACTCCGCTGCAAGTCATGGCGTGATGGACGATCTCGCCGAACTCAGCAAGCCAGCACCACTCAAAAGCTGAAGCAACCTGTCTGGACTGTGATTGACTGGCGCCACTGACAGCGCTTCCACATTGGCTGGAACTCCCCCACCCTTCCGTGGCATGGCTCTGGTCGCAAGTGGCAGCGCCCAGGCGAACCAAACCATCAGCAATGCTGACCTCAGCGAGCGGGTGCAGACCAGTGACGAATGGATTCGCACACGCACCGGCATTCAGTCTCGGCGCGTCAGCACTCCAGATGAATCGCTCAATGATCTGGCTATCCGTGCTGGGCAACAGGCCCTGGCGATGGCCCATTGGGAGCCTGAAAGCCTCGACCTGGTGTTACTAGCCACCTCCACCCCTGACGACCTGTTTGGATCAGCACCAAGAGTTCAGGCCGGATTAAACGCGCACAACGCCGTGGCCTTTGACCTCACGGCGGCCTGCAGCGGCTTTCTCTTCGCGCTCGTGACAGCCGCCCAATACCTGCGCACAGGCGCCATGCAACGGGTGCTCGTGATCGGCGCCGACCAGTTGAGCCGCTTTGTCGACTGGGACGACAGAAGCACGTGCGTGCTCTTCGGTGACGGGGCTGGCGCCGTTGCCCTCGAAGCCACCTCTGCAGAATCCGATGGCTTATTGGGTTTCAAGTTGCGCAGCGACGGCAGCCGCGGCCATTCGCTGACCTTGCCGCAGATCCCCACCAGTCTTCCTCTGGTCAACACCACCCGTCATCAATGCGGCGGCTATCTGCCGATTCAAATGAATGGACAAGAGGTGTACAAATTTGCCGTGCGCGAAGTGCCAGCCATCCTCAAGGAGCTTCTAGAGCAAACAGCCACAACCCCTGACCAACTGGACTGGCTGCTGCTTCATCAAGCCAACCAGCGCATTTTGGATGCCGTAGCGGATCGATTTTCAATTCCTCACTCCAAGGTCTTGAGCAACTTGGCGAACTACGGCAACACCTCTGCCTCCACGATCCCGCTCATGCTTGACGAAGCCGTACGCGACGGCCGCGTGGCACCTGGTCACCTGTTAGCGAGTAGTGGCTTTGGAGCTGGCCTCAGTTGGGGGGCTGCATTGTTGCGTTGGCAAGGTCCCGCCTAGGCTCCCAGCCATCTTTACCTGCCAACGATGACGATTGCCTGGGTGTTCCCCGGTCAGGGGTCTCAGAAGTCGGGCATGGCTTCGCCCGTGCTGACCCTTCCCGGAGCGGAAGAAAGATTTGCACTTGCTTCCAGTCTGCTTGGCAGAGATTTGCTGGCGATCTGCCAAGGGGAAGCCGATACGCAAGCCGATCCCGCCGATCTCAACGACACACGCAACACCCAGCCAGCGCTCTTCGTCGTTGAAAGCCTGATTGTGGATGAACTCCGCAGACAGGAGCGCGAGCCAGCGTTTGTGGCTGGCCACAGTCTCGGAGAACTCGTAGCGCTGTATGCCGCTGGTGTGTTTGATGTAACGACAGGCCTTGCGTTGATGCAGCGGCGCTCAGAGCTCATGGCAGCCGCTGGAGGCGGAGCGATGACTGCCGTGATCGGCTTTGACCGCGATCAGCTTGAAAGCCTTGTCTACAACACCGATGGCGTGGTGATCGCCAATGACAACAGCGCTGCGCAGGTCGTGATCTCAGGAACCCCGGAGGCCGTGACAAGCGTGAGTGAGCAACTCACCTGCAAACGCGCGATTCCCCTCGCCGTGTCAGGAGCTTTCCACTCACCCTTGATGGCAGAAGCGGCTGCAGCATTTCAGGTCCATCTGGAGGGCCTGGCTTTCGAAGATGCTCGCGTTCCTGTCCTGAGCAACACCGATCCAACCCCATGCAGTGACGCCTCTCAACTGAAGCAACGTTTGTGTAAGCAGATGACCACAGGTGTTCGCTGGAGAGAAACCATGGAAACGCTGACATCGAAGGGGGTCGACACCTTGGTCGAAGTGGGACCAGGGAATGTGCTTAGTGGCCTAGCCAAAAGGGCCATGAGTGGTGTCACGACAGTCCAGCTCTCGAGCTCGGCTGATTTAGGTCTCTAAGAAGCCATGTCCCCTCTTGTACCCAGCCCGAGCGAAGGCTCTGCTGTCGTCCCTCTAGTCGCGCCAAAACCGAGCCTGATGTATCAGCTCGTGAGCTACTTGGTGGTGTTTCCGATCTTTCGAGGACTCTTAAGGGGGTGGACGAGCGGCAACGCATTGGTGCC
The window above is part of the Synechococcus sp. WH 8020 genome. Proteins encoded here:
- a CDS encoding DNA polymerase III subunit delta'; amino-acid sequence: MSNVVLEEQDLFADLVGQPLAVTLLKSALKQERLAPAYIFAGPEGVGRRLAVLRFLEGVISEGHCNQRHRRRLAERNHPDLLWVEPSYSHQGRLISRSEAEEVGVSRRTPPLVRLDQIRDISRFLSRQPLESSRGLVVLEEPEAMAEAAANALLKTLEEPGHGVLILLSAAPERLLPTIRSRCQLIRLIQLSAEDMQLVLQRLPAEVDQEAVKQGLAQPELVAMAGGSPGALLDHVRQWSRVSPDLIGRLHALPTQPIEALGLARDLTEALDGEQQLWLINWLQQHLWREQQNEQVLRKLEKLRVQLLSFVQPRLAWEVTFLDLMGL
- the tmk gene encoding dTMP kinase, producing MVRRKGRLLVLEGIDGCGKTTQLQQLSSWLPKSGLMPDESQLVVTREPGGTALGASLRQLLLHPPRDADPGPTAELLMYAADRAQHVDRVIQPALERGDWVLSDRFTGSTMAYQGYGRGLDRELITDLERIATRGLSPDMTVWLDIPLALSVQRRGSREEDRIEAEGLAFLERVSKGFTAMAQARGWVSVVADRPLLEVAEAIQTALLTRAAAWQR
- a CDS encoding heavy metal translocating P-type ATPase: MRSAVVTNSANATKSPPTMLLDVEGMKCGGCVRSVERTLLDQPGVCEASVNLVTRSAWLRFENGAVADLDGVVEALTARGFSAHPREINTFGAAVEADRSWGWWKQWRQLIVALVLLVLSVVGHLAEAGTVHVPTLGSLPFHAGLATVALAGPGRPILIAGWRSARMGVPTMDTLVSLGVGSAYLASLVALVWPQVGWPCFFNEPVMLLGFVLLGRFLEERARHRTGRALQDLAALQPDVARLLMDDGAIREVSVSALRPGEKIQLLAGDRVPVDGIVREGHSAVDLSSLTGEPLPLDASPGAELSSGSLNLEATLMMEVQRIGRETALARIIDLVEQAQARKAPIQGLADRVAGQFCYAVVSFAVLTFLFWWQVGCRLWPQVLDVPVALMDHGHAHGLHGSLGAGAETPLGLALQLSIAVLVVACPCALGLATPTVITVSSGLAAKQGWLFRGGDVIELAASVQRMVFDKTGTLTLGRPLVDSVLASEDPPQTLQLAASLEQTSRHPLAHALLQEAQRLQLPLLGVESSRTTPGAGMEGRLQGVDGLVRVGSLEWLRDQGVSWTEQQQETLDSVVQRGQSLVAVALAENPLGLVTVDDRLRPDASLAIQRLRDQGQSVAMLSGDRRQTVERVGRELGFADADLAWQLLPHQKLERLELLREQGSVAMVGDGINDAPALAAADLGIAVGTGTQIAQDTADLVLLGDRLEAVPEALCLARRTMAKIRQNLIWAFGYNLIALPIAAGVLLPGFGLLLSPPLAALLMAFSSVSVVLNALSLRLR
- a CDS encoding photosystem I assembly protein Ycf3, with the translated sequence MADLIVKLLPINARSKEAYVYYRDGLSAQNDGDYAEALENYEESLKLEENPIDRGETLKNIAIIYMSNGEEERALETYQKALEENPKQPSCLKNMGLIFEKRGRTAEEEGRRDDADGWFDQAANVWTQAVRLNPGGYLEIENWLKSTGRSNVDVYF
- the radA gene encoding DNA repair protein RadA yields the protein MSRPASIFVCQSCGAQTRQFFGRCSSCGSWNSLVEQTAPKHDGRRRRAPAEAAKAPVARRSTAMADLGDRPIQRLESGYPELDRVLGGGVVPGSLVLVGGDPGIGKSTLLLQSASVMANRLSVLYVSAEESAQQVKLRWLRLGGESEGLQLLAETDLELVLEELEALQPDVAIIDSIQALHDANLSSAPGSVAQVRECAASLQRLAKRQNTALLLVGHVTKEGLLAGPKVLEHLVDAVLTFEGDRFASHRLLRAVKNRFGATHELGVFEMQGQGLVEVNNPSELFLSGDEASGVATIVACEGTRPLVVDLQALVSTTSYASPRRTATGIAVNRLHQILAVLEKHMGLPLSRFDCYLAVAGGLDVEEPGADLGVAAAVVASYRDLILPAGTVLLGELGLGGQLRPVGQLELRLQEAVRLGFRRAVVPKGCGLGTGEASLNLELHEAGSITEALVLALGVNPADHDA
- the rpaB gene encoding response regulator transcription factor RpaB; translated protein: MTATAASKETILVVDDEASIRRILETRLSMIGYNVVTACDGTEALESFEQCNPDLVVLDVMMPKLDGYGVCQELRKESDVPIVMLTALGDVADRITGLELGADDYVVKPFSPKELEARIRCVLRRVEKEQIAGIPNSGVIQVADLRIDTNKRQVFRADERIRLTGMEFSLLELLVGRSGEPFSRGEILKDVWGYTPERHVDTRVVDVHISRLRSKLEDDPANPELILTARGTGYLFQRIIDSVAPEGS
- the plsX gene encoding phosphate acyltransferase PlsX is translated as MHPKDPEFSPAEEARSRPRRSKAVRRLVIWYRRNSAVTSLVDTATTSASAAGNVAESVGSMAGSVVTNAGSMAGQMLQPVMDPLRRLQTTEVGDDGLIKDSDRLWVAVDGMGGDHSPGEILEGSLQAIDRLPLRIRFVGETNRVMEAAEASGLTEPLNHAINAGHLELIPSGPSVEMHEEATVVRRKRDASVNVAMDLVKRGDALAIYSAGNSGAVMASAIFRLGRLAGIDRPAIGALFPTKDPGQPVLVLDVGANMDCKPAYMHQFALLGNIYSRDVLQVDRPRIGLLNIGEEECKGNELALRTHELLRDETRLHFAGNCEGRDVLSGEFDVVVCDGFTGNVLLKFLESVGSVLLGVLRAELPRGRRGKVGSAFLRSNLKRIKKRLDHAEHGGALLLGVNGICVIGHGSSKALSVVSALRLAHSAASHGVMDDLAELSKPAPLKS
- a CDS encoding beta-ketoacyl-ACP synthase III is translated as MALVASGSAQANQTISNADLSERVQTSDEWIRTRTGIQSRRVSTPDESLNDLAIRAGQQALAMAHWEPESLDLVLLATSTPDDLFGSAPRVQAGLNAHNAVAFDLTAACSGFLFALVTAAQYLRTGAMQRVLVIGADQLSRFVDWDDRSTCVLFGDGAGAVALEATSAESDGLLGFKLRSDGSRGHSLTLPQIPTSLPLVNTTRHQCGGYLPIQMNGQEVYKFAVREVPAILKELLEQTATTPDQLDWLLLHQANQRILDAVADRFSIPHSKVLSNLANYGNTSASTIPLMLDEAVRDGRVAPGHLLASSGFGAGLSWGAALLRWQGPA
- the fabD gene encoding ACP S-malonyltransferase, encoding MTIAWVFPGQGSQKSGMASPVLTLPGAEERFALASSLLGRDLLAICQGEADTQADPADLNDTRNTQPALFVVESLIVDELRRQEREPAFVAGHSLGELVALYAAGVFDVTTGLALMQRRSELMAAAGGGAMTAVIGFDRDQLESLVYNTDGVVIANDNSAAQVVISGTPEAVTSVSEQLTCKRAIPLAVSGAFHSPLMAEAAAAFQVHLEGLAFEDARVPVLSNTDPTPCSDASQLKQRLCKQMTTGVRWRETMETLTSKGVDTLVEVGPGNVLSGLAKRAMSGVTTVQLSSSADLGL